The proteins below are encoded in one region of Reichenbachiella sp. 5M10:
- the cobT gene encoding nicotinate-nucleotide--dimethylbenzimidazole phosphoribosyltransferase has translation MKKFQISAPDQSLAARIQHKIDFKTKPVGSLGQLERIGKKIALIQQSLAPQLQAPSMLVFAGDHGLTEEGISAFPPEVTHQMVLNFLSGGAAINVFCLQHDIHLQVIDAGVNHTFPYHPDLIDRKIAFGTANSLHQEAITTEELDQALSAGSKLVEGRYRTGCNIMGFGEMGIGNTSAASLLMAAFTDYPLSECIGKGTGVDSAGLQHKTKVIHQVFEKHQPKIHDPLHFFRSVAGLEMAMMLGAMLQAAEYRMTLLIDGFIASSVYLTACQLYPEISGYALCCHQSNEQGHQKLLDHLGQETILQLNMRLGEGTGCALAYPIVASSVAFLQDMASFESASISQKS, from the coding sequence ATGAAAAAATTTCAAATCAGTGCCCCAGACCAATCCCTCGCTGCACGCATCCAGCACAAAATAGACTTCAAGACCAAACCGGTCGGTTCACTCGGACAACTGGAGCGCATTGGCAAAAAAATCGCCTTGATCCAACAAAGCCTAGCGCCACAATTGCAAGCCCCTTCCATGCTGGTGTTCGCTGGTGATCATGGGCTCACCGAAGAAGGTATCAGCGCCTTCCCTCCAGAAGTCACCCACCAAATGGTCCTTAATTTCTTATCAGGTGGAGCAGCGATCAATGTCTTTTGTCTACAGCATGATATTCACCTTCAAGTCATCGATGCAGGAGTCAACCACACCTTCCCCTACCACCCTGACCTCATTGACCGAAAAATCGCCTTTGGTACTGCCAACAGCCTCCACCAAGAGGCAATTACTACCGAAGAACTAGACCAGGCCCTTTCCGCAGGTTCAAAACTAGTGGAAGGCCGCTACCGAACCGGATGCAACATCATGGGCTTTGGTGAGATGGGCATTGGCAATACCTCAGCAGCTAGCCTACTCATGGCCGCATTTACAGACTACCCACTCAGCGAATGCATCGGCAAGGGCACAGGAGTAGATTCTGCGGGACTACAACACAAAACCAAAGTCATCCACCAAGTGTTCGAAAAACATCAACCCAAAATCCATGACCCGCTGCACTTCTTTCGAAGTGTCGCAGGTCTCGAAATGGCCATGATGCTCGGTGCAATGCTACAAGCCGCCGAATACCGTATGACTCTCCTCATTGATGGCTTCATCGCTTCATCCGTCTATCTGACTGCTTGCCAACTATACCCTGAAATCTCAGGTTATGCACTCTGCTGTCATCAATCCAACGAACAAGGGCACCAGAAACTTCTCGATCACCTCGGGCAAGAAACCATCCTCCAACTCAACATGCGACTGGGTGAAGGAACTGGTTGTGCCCTCGCCTACCCAATCGTAGCTTCCAGTGTAGCGTTTCTACAAGACATGGCCAGTTTCGAGTCGGCCTCCATCTCTCAAAAATCATGA
- a CDS encoding bifunctional adenosylcobinamide kinase/adenosylcobinamide-phosphate guanylyltransferase, which produces MITYISGGERSGKSRFAQNLALADSDYPYYLATAKKWDENFEERIQRHRQDRNEQWTTIEEQIHLSTVLPDTSTVVIDCVTLWLTNLFTANQYDRDLTFAQAREEYNKIRSYEGHLIIISNEIGMGLHAESKMGRDFVEIQGWTNQLIAQQADRAYFMVSGLPLTLK; this is translated from the coding sequence ATGATTACCTATATCTCAGGAGGCGAACGATCAGGCAAGTCCCGCTTCGCGCAAAATTTGGCCCTTGCGGACAGTGACTATCCCTACTACTTGGCTACAGCCAAAAAGTGGGACGAAAACTTCGAAGAGCGCATCCAGCGCCATCGTCAAGATCGCAACGAACAATGGACTACCATCGAAGAGCAAATACACCTCAGTACTGTTCTACCAGACACAAGCACTGTCGTCATAGACTGTGTCACCCTATGGCTGACCAACCTATTCACAGCAAACCAGTACGACAGAGACTTGACCTTCGCCCAAGCGAGAGAGGAATACAACAAAATACGATCCTATGAGGGACACCTCATCATCATCTCCAATGAAATCGGAATGGGCCTTCATGCCGAATCAAAAATGGGACGAGATTTCGTAGAAATACAAGGATGGACCAACCAACTGATTGCTCAACAGGCAGACAGGGCCTATTTCATGGTCTCTGGACTACCGCTTACGCTCAAATAG
- a CDS encoding CHASE2 domain-containing protein, translating into MFKKFWLDTIYALVFILVLGLAVNQLFAFKVFDIFDPIGDAFADMESTDIVFSQINEDQLAEENIIIVNVGDLNRKGIADLVNIINMAEPAVIGMDMFFYNLKEDTLGDIALAQAFSQVENLVTVSKLLEPNENNGFDSLATSHPLFSQFGETAFANFITGAADQDDIKVCRSFAPREVVNGEKEYALSVKLASYLDSAKTNQFLARDKDVEVINYKGNIFDYGATESPITYFALDWYQVYEGQFAPELIKDKCVLFCFLGSELGDRKALEDKYFTPLNAHYAGKGHADMFGGVVHANAISMILEANYIDEMNDNLEALIAIFLLYLNIVLFAFIYHTMPSWYDGLTKLIQLIEASTLFSLGLILFTVYDYKIDTTWMIVGVLIAGDALEVYFGVVKNLFTKEGRKDLTRIGKL; encoded by the coding sequence ATGTTTAAGAAATTCTGGCTAGACACCATTTACGCACTCGTATTCATCCTTGTTCTTGGACTTGCTGTCAACCAACTCTTTGCTTTCAAGGTCTTCGACATCTTTGATCCAATTGGAGATGCCTTTGCGGACATGGAGAGTACGGACATCGTTTTTTCTCAAATCAACGAAGATCAGCTTGCTGAAGAAAACATCATTATCGTCAACGTAGGCGACCTCAATAGAAAAGGCATTGCAGACCTAGTCAACATCATCAACATGGCCGAACCCGCTGTGATTGGCATGGATATGTTTTTTTACAACCTCAAAGAAGACACTCTAGGTGATATTGCCTTGGCACAGGCTTTTTCGCAGGTAGAAAATCTCGTAACAGTCAGCAAACTCCTCGAGCCCAATGAAAACAATGGGTTCGATTCATTGGCAACTTCCCACCCCTTGTTTAGTCAATTTGGAGAGACGGCTTTCGCCAACTTCATCACTGGTGCCGCTGATCAAGATGACATCAAAGTATGTCGCTCTTTTGCACCAAGAGAAGTGGTCAATGGAGAAAAAGAGTATGCCTTGTCCGTCAAGCTTGCCTCTTATCTAGACTCGGCCAAAACCAACCAATTTCTCGCAAGAGACAAAGATGTAGAGGTCATCAACTACAAAGGCAATATTTTTGACTATGGAGCTACCGAGTCCCCCATCACCTACTTCGCGCTCGACTGGTACCAAGTATACGAAGGGCAATTTGCTCCTGAATTGATCAAAGACAAATGTGTATTGTTCTGTTTCTTAGGCTCTGAGCTAGGAGATAGAAAAGCACTTGAAGACAAATATTTCACTCCTCTCAATGCTCACTATGCAGGCAAAGGACACGCAGACATGTTTGGAGGTGTCGTCCATGCCAATGCCATTTCAATGATATTGGAAGCCAACTACATTGATGAAATGAACGACAACCTAGAAGCTCTCATCGCCATCTTCTTGCTCTATCTCAACATCGTGCTGTTTGCTTTCATCTACCATACGATGCCCTCTTGGTATGATGGTTTGACAAAACTTATACAATTAATTGAAGCTTCTACGTTATTTAGTCTAGGATTGATCCTATTTACGGTCTACGATTACAAAATAGACACCACGTGGATGATTGTAGGTGTATTGATCGCAGGGGATGCCCTAGAAGTATATTTTGGAGTAGTCAAGAATCTTTTCACAAAAGAAGGGAGAAAGGATTTAACTCGAATAGGAAAACTATAA
- a CDS encoding adenosylcobinamide-GDP ribazoletransferase, with protein MIKKELHTFLTAVMFYTRIPCPKWVDHSADQLNRATRYFPLVGWIVGAVTAAVYLGASYAVPSNIAILFSMIAGILLTGAFHEDGFADVCDGFGGGWTKEKILSIMKDSVLGAYGVIGITLLLLLKYLALVEITTQRDTLDIVFALWLGHSLSRTTSVWVIYTGQYVRENEDAKAKPIAKQMGLGSFVTANILGILPLVFFWKIEILAIMISVTFVKMYFSRYFNKWIGGYTGDCLGAVQQVAEVVIYLSLIALWKYI; from the coding sequence ATGATCAAGAAAGAGCTCCACACCTTCCTCACTGCGGTGATGTTTTACACCCGCATCCCCTGTCCCAAATGGGTGGATCACTCCGCTGATCAACTCAACCGAGCCACACGCTACTTTCCCCTCGTCGGGTGGATCGTGGGAGCCGTGACCGCTGCTGTATACTTAGGCGCGAGTTACGCAGTGCCTAGCAATATCGCTATCCTATTCTCCATGATTGCAGGCATTTTATTGACTGGTGCATTCCACGAAGATGGTTTTGCTGACGTCTGTGATGGATTTGGAGGAGGCTGGACCAAAGAAAAAATTCTCTCCATCATGAAGGACTCAGTCCTTGGAGCTTATGGAGTGATCGGTATCACGTTGTTGCTCCTACTCAAGTACCTCGCCCTTGTAGAAATCACCACACAGAGAGATACTCTCGATATAGTATTTGCTCTATGGCTAGGACATTCACTGAGTCGCACTACTTCGGTATGGGTCATCTATACAGGACAATACGTCCGCGAAAACGAAGATGCCAAGGCCAAACCGATCGCCAAACAAATGGGGCTTGGCAGCTTCGTCACTGCCAATATCCTAGGCATACTTCCTCTAGTTTTCTTTTGGAAAATAGAAATACTTGCCATAATGATCTCAGTGACTTTTGTTAAAATGTACTTTTCACGCTATTTCAACAAATGGATAGGTGGGTACACAGGAGATTGTCTGGGTGCAGTACAGCAAGTCGCTGAAGTCGTCATATATTTGAGTTTGATTGCCCTATGGAAATATATCTAG
- a CDS encoding ATP-binding protein, with protein sequence MKKTRISVSWSGGKDSAYMLYRLLADPEYMVVELHTALSVQTHRVSMHGVSKDLIQAQADALGLPLVFLSIPADQTNASYEKVLAKYYHSLKKKNIYHIASGDLFLQDLKIYRDNLFANHDMIGVYPLWQENTSQMILDVLNLGFKTVLCCTKQELFPRSLCGHVLTHDLIENLPDTVDPCGENGEYHSFVFDGPIFQNTISYQVHEITNHTYEYTVDDQTQTTHFEFADLRLVL encoded by the coding sequence ATGAAAAAAACACGCATATCTGTAAGTTGGAGTGGAGGCAAAGACTCTGCCTACATGCTCTATCGCCTGCTAGCCGATCCTGAGTATATGGTCGTAGAACTACACACAGCCCTCTCCGTCCAAACTCACCGCGTTTCCATGCACGGCGTGTCGAAAGACCTCATTCAAGCGCAAGCCGATGCACTGGGCCTCCCTCTGGTCTTCCTATCCATACCGGCGGATCAAACCAATGCCAGCTACGAAAAAGTCCTCGCCAAGTACTACCACAGCCTCAAAAAAAAGAATATTTACCACATTGCTTCTGGCGATCTCTTCCTCCAAGACCTCAAAATCTATCGTGACAATCTCTTTGCGAATCATGACATGATAGGGGTATACCCGCTATGGCAGGAAAACACCTCTCAAATGATCCTTGATGTATTGAATCTCGGATTCAAAACCGTGCTGTGTTGCACCAAACAAGAACTCTTCCCTAGGAGTCTCTGTGGTCATGTACTCACGCATGACCTGATCGAAAACCTCCCTGACACAGTGGACCCATGTGGGGAAAATGGCGAATACCACTCTTTTGTATTCGATGGACCGATCTTTCAAAACACGATTTCCTATCAGGTACACGAGATCACCAATCACACGTATGAATATACCGTCGACGACCAAACCCAAACCACCCACTTTGAGTTCGCTGACCTTCGATTGGTTTTATAG
- the cobC gene encoding alpha-ribazole phosphatase: MEIYLVRHTTPDIGKDTCYGQSNVPLAKGYQAEMAHTSSLLPDTIDQCYTSPLLRCKTLAYELAEQVVTDSRLLELNFGDWELKLWDQIQNDQLTLWMKNYVDHGPPQGESYQQLADRVTLAWNEITTSPYETVVLVCHAGVIRALLAQLLNLDLQDSFKLQVDYGSVTKVTLNQNLTTICYTNRR; the protein is encoded by the coding sequence ATGGAAATATATCTAGTACGACACACCACCCCGGACATCGGCAAAGACACTTGCTACGGACAGTCCAACGTCCCCCTTGCCAAAGGTTACCAAGCCGAAATGGCGCATACGTCTTCGCTATTGCCAGATACAATAGACCAGTGCTACACCAGTCCTCTTCTCCGCTGCAAAACATTAGCCTATGAACTTGCCGAACAAGTGGTCACCGACTCACGGCTTCTCGAGCTGAATTTTGGTGACTGGGAACTCAAACTCTGGGACCAAATCCAAAACGACCAACTCACTCTCTGGATGAAGAATTACGTTGACCATGGGCCACCCCAAGGTGAAAGTTATCAACAGCTCGCAGACCGTGTAACTCTGGCATGGAATGAAATCACCACCTCTCCTTACGAAACAGTCGTTCTCGTTTGTCACGCAGGAGTAATCCGAGCCCTACTCGCTCAGCTGCTCAACCTAGACCTACAGGATAGCTTTAAACTACAAGTAGACTATGGTAGCGTCACCAAAGTCACCCTCAATCAAAACCTAACCACTATCTGCTACACCAATCGACGATGA